The proteins below come from a single Terriglobia bacterium genomic window:
- a CDS encoding type II toxin-antitoxin system VapC family toxin yields MRLLLDTHIWLWSLLDPSRLAPQVIAELDSSENEIWISPISVWESLILDSKGRIDLGDDPAAWVRQALARVPLREAALTHEISIRSTQMNIPHADPADRFLAATASVHELTLVTADERLITSRAISVFANRT; encoded by the coding sequence ATGAGACTGCTGCTGGACACCCACATATGGCTCTGGTCTCTTCTCGATCCCTCTCGGCTTGCGCCACAGGTCATCGCCGAACTCGATTCCTCCGAGAATGAAATTTGGATTTCGCCGATCAGCGTCTGGGAGTCGCTGATTCTCGACAGCAAGGGCCGGATTGACCTCGGCGATGATCCGGCGGCCTGGGTCCGTCAGGCCCTGGCAAGGGTTCCCCTCCGCGAGGCCGCACTGACACATGAGATCTCGATTCGGAGCACCCAAATGAACATTCCCCACGCGGATCCGGCGGACCGCTTTCTGGCGGCCACGGCATCGGTGCATGAATTGACTCTGGTTACGGCAGACGAAAGGCTGATCACATCCCGCGCCATCTCGGTTTTTGCCAACAGGACATGA
- a CDS encoding type II toxin-antitoxin system Phd/YefM family antitoxin: protein MKQNDAVQTISISEFKATCLAVLDRVKRTGCPVLVTRRGEPIAQVVPPSPLPRAASWLGCMAGTAKITGDIVSPAVDEIEWEALEE from the coding sequence ATGAAACAGAATGACGCCGTCCAGACCATCAGCATTTCGGAATTCAAGGCAACATGCCTTGCCGTTCTGGATCGGGTGAAGCGCACGGGTTGTCCTGTGCTGGTAACGCGGCGTGGTGAGCCCATTGCGCAAGTAGTGCCCCCTTCACCGCTGCCTCGTGCAGCCTCCTGGCTCGGATGCATGGCGGGCACGGCGAAGATCACCGGCGATATTGTTTCTCCAGCTGTTGATGAGATTGAATGGGAGGCTCTCGAAGAATGA
- a CDS encoding biopolymer transporter Tol, with translation MIRKASLCAVLALLLVSAVASAAPIRLARTPDYHAGKITFSYLGDIWVVNEDGSNPQRITINTAREVNPRFSPDGRWIAFSSNRYGNNDVFVVPATGGTPRRLTYHTGNDEVVSWTPDSKNIIFRASHGDGAFPGTATLYQISVEGGQEAPLPVDWGWWGSFSPDGKQFLFNRHPAVWSRKHYRGSYAADIWVADLAAKTYRQILAGENYNRYWPMWGPKDEVYFIADPLPNDRTIKPGTPEVRKSLNNIYKISAKGGTQPVQVTRHTDGNVFFPSMSSDGKVIVYEENFGIWKLDVASGKTAEVKIDIVTDEKENEFDVVAINNEADSFDLSPSGRRAVISAQNQIFTIATDRGDITLIANDKGASRNESPQWSPDGKYISFISDRSGRQEIYLTDEEGKNLKKITDLDTDKGPILWSPDSKALIFGSTDKKLYYYTVADGKTVVLTSSTISAPRSPAFSPDGKWVTFVKQDATMRNHVYIAPVTGGEERHITTDSLAFSEGSAVWTADGRFIVYTTSSGTGGGVASTGGRAQNQMQMMVLPLRAQDRDPLNRDIDNEAQAVSAEATGGRGGARGGGAAQQQPVEVRIDWDGLAQRARRLNVTGDTFGGLTPSPTGSIIAFTSASTGGGAPGGGAAGESTSGIFTINVADGSGLTRVPPAAPSTTAAGGGRGGGGGRGGGGGMAFTSDGRTLYFRSGRGIYAASVGGGGGAAAAAPAAATGGRGGGRGGAAAAAPAAATTGGATARQVTFTITTELDHKALRKEVFEEGWRVMKNRFYDAKMHGADWNAAKATYGALLDYIVDEEELHTVMMQMIGELNASHTGVSGGPPSADRSVAQTRYPGFELVSDPSGYYRVGYIWKGGPVDHEWVKIKKGDYIIAVDDHELKTAENYWQYFTFAAGRKFHFLLNNKPGRDGAWELTVEPWNSGALSNAQYAKWVEDRRAMVDKLSNGEIGYLHIRAMDAASLRQFTLDLAMNRNKKALIIDQRFNGGGGIDQELLSILVGEKYQYTRGRDAGLDVPRPLETFYGPMVVMQNERSASDAEMFPAGFRDLKLGKVLGVPTMGAVIGTGSFTLADGSSIRTPGSGVWTAAGENMENYGVKPDVYIDNTPDDFVKGRDAQIEKAVEVLKADIAAGKKKAG, from the coding sequence ATGATAAGAAAGGCGTCTCTGTGTGCAGTACTGGCGCTGTTGCTCGTCTCGGCCGTCGCGAGCGCAGCGCCGATCCGGTTGGCTCGAACCCCGGACTACCACGCCGGGAAGATCACCTTCAGCTACCTGGGCGACATCTGGGTGGTGAATGAAGACGGATCGAACCCGCAGCGAATCACCATCAATACAGCTCGCGAGGTGAACCCCAGGTTCTCACCGGACGGCCGCTGGATTGCGTTCTCATCCAATCGGTATGGCAACAACGACGTATTCGTCGTGCCGGCGACAGGCGGCACGCCGCGCCGGCTGACTTATCACACAGGCAACGATGAAGTCGTCAGTTGGACGCCGGACTCAAAGAACATTATTTTCCGCGCTTCGCACGGTGACGGTGCTTTCCCCGGCACCGCGACCCTCTACCAGATCTCGGTCGAGGGCGGCCAGGAGGCCCCGCTCCCGGTGGACTGGGGCTGGTGGGGCAGTTTTTCGCCTGACGGCAAGCAGTTTCTCTTCAACCGGCACCCGGCTGTGTGGTCGCGCAAGCACTACCGCGGCAGCTATGCGGCCGACATCTGGGTGGCCGACCTCGCAGCGAAAACTTACCGGCAGATCCTTGCCGGCGAGAACTACAATCGCTACTGGCCGATGTGGGGTCCGAAGGATGAAGTTTATTTCATCGCGGATCCTCTGCCTAACGACAGGACCATCAAGCCTGGCACCCCCGAAGTGCGAAAGAGCTTGAACAACATCTACAAGATTTCCGCCAAGGGCGGCACGCAACCGGTCCAGGTGACCAGGCACACGGACGGCAATGTCTTCTTCCCCTCGATGTCGAGCGATGGCAAGGTCATCGTCTACGAAGAGAATTTCGGGATCTGGAAGCTGGATGTCGCTTCGGGCAAAACCGCCGAAGTCAAAATCGACATCGTAACCGACGAAAAAGAAAACGAGTTCGATGTTGTGGCAATCAACAACGAGGCCGACAGCTTCGACCTCTCGCCCTCCGGCAGGCGCGCCGTGATTTCGGCGCAGAACCAGATCTTCACGATCGCGACCGACCGCGGCGACATCACGCTCATTGCGAACGACAAAGGTGCGTCCCGCAACGAGTCGCCTCAGTGGTCGCCCGACGGCAAGTACATCTCATTTATCTCAGACCGCTCGGGTCGTCAGGAGATTTACCTGACCGACGAGGAGGGGAAGAACCTGAAAAAGATCACCGACCTGGACACCGACAAGGGCCCGATCCTGTGGTCGCCGGATTCCAAGGCGCTGATTTTCGGTTCGACCGACAAGAAACTGTATTACTACACGGTTGCGGACGGGAAAACCGTCGTGCTGACGTCGAGCACCATTTCTGCGCCCCGGTCGCCGGCATTTTCTCCCGATGGCAAGTGGGTCACGTTTGTGAAACAGGACGCGACGATGCGCAATCACGTCTATATCGCGCCGGTAACGGGCGGTGAAGAGCGTCACATTACCACGGACAGCCTCGCCTTCAGCGAAGGAAGTGCGGTGTGGACCGCGGACGGCAGGTTCATCGTCTACACCACTTCGTCCGGCACCGGCGGCGGCGTGGCGTCGACCGGCGGGCGCGCGCAGAACCAGATGCAGATGATGGTGTTGCCGCTGCGAGCACAGGACCGCGATCCGCTGAACCGCGACATCGACAATGAAGCGCAGGCCGTGTCTGCCGAGGCGACCGGGGGAAGAGGCGGCGCCCGCGGAGGCGGCGCAGCGCAACAGCAACCGGTCGAGGTCAGGATCGATTGGGATGGTCTGGCCCAGCGCGCGCGCCGGTTGAATGTCACGGGTGACACCTTCGGCGGGCTCACTCCTTCGCCGACAGGGAGCATCATCGCCTTCACATCAGCGTCAACCGGCGGCGGTGCACCCGGCGGCGGCGCGGCCGGTGAATCTACCAGCGGAATTTTCACCATCAACGTCGCCGACGGCAGCGGCCTCACGCGCGTTCCACCCGCGGCGCCCAGCACAACGGCGGCTGGCGGGGGACGCGGCGGTGGCGGGGGACGCGGTGGTGGCGGGGGCATGGCGTTTACGAGTGACGGCCGCACGCTCTACTTCCGCTCCGGCCGTGGAATCTACGCCGCATCCGTAGGGGGCGGCGGCGGAGCAGCTGCGGCGGCGCCGGCGGCTGCTACCGGCGGTCGCGGCGGTGGCCGGGGAGGCGCTGCAGCTGCCGCGCCGGCGGCCGCAACCACCGGCGGCGCGACCGCGCGCCAGGTGACTTTCACGATCACCACGGAACTTGATCACAAGGCACTGCGCAAAGAGGTCTTCGAAGAGGGCTGGCGGGTCATGAAGAACCGCTTCTACGATGCGAAGATGCATGGCGCCGACTGGAACGCCGCCAAGGCCACCTATGGCGCACTTCTCGACTACATCGTCGACGAGGAAGAACTGCACACCGTGATGATGCAGATGATCGGCGAGCTGAACGCTTCGCATACCGGCGTGAGCGGTGGCCCGCCTTCTGCCGATCGCTCTGTCGCTCAGACCCGCTACCCGGGCTTTGAGCTCGTGTCTGATCCTTCCGGCTACTACCGGGTGGGCTATATCTGGAAGGGGGGACCGGTCGACCATGAGTGGGTCAAAATAAAAAAGGGCGATTACATCATCGCCGTCGACGACCATGAGCTGAAGACTGCTGAGAATTACTGGCAGTACTTCACCTTCGCGGCCGGCCGGAAGTTTCACTTCCTGCTCAACAACAAGCCGGGCAGGGATGGCGCGTGGGAGCTGACGGTCGAACCCTGGAACAGCGGTGCGCTCAGCAATGCCCAGTACGCGAAGTGGGTGGAAGACCGCCGCGCCATGGTCGACAAGCTCAGCAACGGCGAGATCGGCTACCTGCATATCCGGGCCATGGATGCGGCTTCGCTGCGCCAGTTCACGCTTGATCTGGCCATGAACCGCAACAAGAAGGCGCTTATCATCGACCAGCGCTTCAACGGTGGTGGCGGCATCGACCAGGAACTGCTCTCGATCCTCGTGGGCGAGAAGTACCAGTACACGAGAGGCCGGGATGCCGGTCTCGATGTCCCTCGGCCGCTTGAAACCTTCTATGGGCCGATGGTGGTGATGCAGAACGAACGGTCGGCTTCCGACGCCGAGATGTTCCCGGCAGGCTTCAGAGACCTGAAGCTGGGGAAGGTCCTCGGTGTGCCCACCATGGGTGCCGTGATCGGCACCGGCTCGTTTACCTTGGCGGATGGCTCCAGCATCCGCACGCCGGGCTCAGGAGTATGGACCGCGGCGGGCGAGAATATGGAAAACTACGGCGTCAAACCCGACGTCTACATCGACAATACTCCGGATGACTTCGTCAAGGGCCGCGACGCGCAAATCGAGAAGGCCGTCGAAGTTCTGAAGGCCGACATCGCGGCCGGCAAGAAGAAAGCAGGCTAA
- a CDS encoding DUF1343 domain-containing protein has translation MKSQIFKLFACLLIAEYWPVPGAAVWGDQPPKVLNGIDVLRRQSFAPLAGKRLGLVTNHTGLAADGTSTIDLLFKSGNCKLVALFSPEHGIRGVMDEGVASTVDEATGLPIYSLYGATLRPRPEMLRGLDALVYDIQDVGARFYTYSTTMAYCMEEAARARIPFYVLDRPNPLGGLSVEGPMLDADKTSFVGYMPLPVRHGMTLGELARFFNAENRIGAELHVIKMEGWRRGFYFDETGQLWVNPSPNMRSLLEAILYPGVCLLEGTNVSVGRGTDKPFEVIGAPWIEPRRLAAALQAAHLPGIEFVPIFFTPTASTNRSQQCGGVNLMLTNRGQFQSVLAGLTLISSLRKLYPDKFEIDKTVRLLGNARALNALKNGEPPASVLRAATARMRDFLARRQKALIYQR, from the coding sequence ATGAAGTCACAGATTTTCAAGCTTTTTGCTTGCCTGCTGATCGCAGAGTATTGGCCGGTGCCCGGGGCTGCGGTCTGGGGAGACCAGCCGCCCAAAGTGCTCAACGGCATAGACGTGTTGCGGCGGCAAAGCTTCGCCCCGTTGGCCGGCAAGCGTCTCGGACTGGTCACCAACCACACCGGTCTGGCTGCGGACGGCACTTCGACCATCGATCTGCTCTTCAAGTCCGGGAACTGCAAGCTTGTGGCGCTCTTCAGCCCCGAGCACGGAATCCGCGGAGTGATGGACGAAGGGGTCGCATCCACGGTGGATGAGGCGACCGGCCTCCCGATTTACAGCCTGTACGGTGCCACGTTGCGTCCGCGCCCGGAAATGCTGCGCGGCCTCGATGCGCTGGTCTACGACATTCAGGACGTCGGTGCCAGGTTTTATACTTACTCGACGACCATGGCGTACTGCATGGAGGAAGCAGCACGGGCCAGGATCCCGTTTTACGTCTTGGATCGGCCGAACCCGCTTGGAGGCTTGAGCGTGGAAGGGCCGATGCTTGATGCCGACAAGACTTCCTTCGTCGGTTACATGCCCCTGCCGGTGCGCCATGGGATGACCCTGGGTGAGCTGGCACGATTTTTCAACGCGGAGAACAGAATCGGTGCTGAGCTGCACGTTATTAAGATGGAGGGGTGGCGGCGGGGCTTTTATTTCGACGAAACCGGCCAGCTCTGGGTGAACCCTTCGCCGAACATGCGCAGTCTGCTGGAAGCCATCCTGTATCCGGGCGTGTGCTTGCTGGAGGGGACGAACGTCTCGGTAGGCAGAGGCACGGACAAGCCGTTTGAAGTGATCGGCGCGCCGTGGATCGAACCGCGCCGCCTGGCCGCAGCGCTGCAGGCCGCGCACCTACCCGGAATCGAATTCGTGCCGATTTTTTTCACGCCCACCGCCAGCACCAACCGGTCGCAGCAGTGCGGCGGCGTCAATCTGATGCTCACCAATCGCGGCCAGTTCCAATCCGTGCTGGCAGGCCTGACACTGATCTCCAGCCTGCGGAAGCTCTACCCGGACAAATTCGAGATTGATAAAACCGTCCGCCTGCTGGGGAATGCGCGGGCGCTGAATGCACTGAAAAATGGCGAGCCGCCCGCAAGCGTTCTGCGCGCGGCCACCGCCAGGATGCGTGACTTTCTTGCCAGGCGACAGAAGGCGTTGATCTACCAGCGGTAA